The Tenrec ecaudatus isolate mTenEca1 chromosome 8, mTenEca1.hap1, whole genome shotgun sequence DNA window TCTTCTCAACCTAATTAAGAGAAGTTTAGTAATTTTAACAAAGATCCCAGTAGTCCCCGTTGAGAGCACTTTGTTGCTGAATATTCCCTTCTTAGCATGTTAGCGATCCCTTCTGCCCTCATAGTACTTTTTTTCTGCTGGTGTCCTCACCTGTCACTCCTGCCAGCTCTGAACTCCGCCAGGGCGGGCCCCTATATTCTCTAGCTTTGTGTGGACAACACTTGTTCATATGGTAAGTGCACATTAGCACTTGCCATATGCATGGCCTCATGGAAGTAATTATCTTTGTTCTTAAGGAGCAGAAGATGTTcttaaagttttttgttttgatttctaaTGAAAAAACTGGGTCACCTATTTGGGGAAATCTTGGGAGCAGTTTTAGTCTTTTAGGCAGGGCTTCCCTCTGCCCCCCAACTTTGATACTATTTGTGAAAATGATTAAGAGTCAGAAGCTTGACAGTTGGTCAACGGTTCCCAAGAGTAAAGAAgttaaagtcttgccatcatggTCATGCAACCTGACCTCATGAACATTCACCAGTGCTTGCACTCTGCCCGTCCCCTGCACCCTGCCCCTGTACCATTCATCTTACAGGAAGCACGGTTGTGAAGGGCCCAGGCTGGTCTTTTGTCCTAGAGCAAGCTGAGGCAGGTGTCTCCCTTTCCCAGGGCTTTCAAGTCTTTCTACCCGCTATGCAGGGACTGAGGTAGAGGGAGTCAGTCGTAAACCTCATCCTGCTGTGGCACTGGGGAGCTGGAACACAAATGGAGGCCAGGGATCCGTCTTTATTCCATCAGTGCGGACTGGGATCTCTGCCTGCTGTCCCTTCCAACCAgcatgcagcagtctgcttcctgaGATGAGTACCCTTGGGGCTCCTCATACTTCTCACCGCTCACGCCCCAAAGGTGAGGAGAGGGGGTGGCAAGGAGCGCTTGCATATCTGTGAGCAAGGCCCAGCTCCCACTCCGGCTTCCTTCGGGCCTCACAGATAACTCCGCCTGCCATCACACTTCTCCCTGCACCTAGCAGAAACCTAGCCCTCCAGGCAGGTCATGTGTAAGAGTGAGGATTGTATTAAAAGTGAATTTTGAAAGAAGGGGACTGAGTATATTGCAGTTTTTAAAAAGGCACGGCATTTTCTtcccacagttttattggcacataattcacatatcagacaATACAATATCAAGAGTAATTGTACAGTCTTTACcatagtcaattttagaacattttattcactccccccccatgattaaatcacctttcaaaTAAGTTGTATGGTTTTGGAgggggcttgttttgtttttaagtaaaaATATCTGCCTTACATTGGGGAGCATTCTTTTCTGGACATAAACAATGAAAACTTTTATCTTTAAGACTTGAGACTATAATTAAATTAGGGTGCGGGAGAAAATCTGCATTTTTCAGAAACGGACTAGTTTCTGAGTGATAgtatgtagatatttatatactGTCTTATCACATAAATGCACAGGAAGAAAAACCCCATTCTAAACATTACCAAGTAATAAAAGCCATCTCTCCTGAATACTGGTAATCCCCAAAGACATAAATTTGTTTCATTAAGATACTGATGATAAAAATCAATAATTATAAAAGTTCTGTTTGGTGTTTTCTTGAGTTGGACTCAGCTAGAGGGTACTAGGTTTGAGGTGAAAGGACACGAGTCGTGGTGGTAAAGTGGGCTGTGCATTGGGCTACTGAACCAAGatcagtgtttcaaacccaccaaccgctctgAAGGAACTCTGAGGCGATGGCTCCCTCAAAgacctgcagtctcagaaatgccaGGGAACGGATGGATCTACTTACTGTGCCCTAGATGGTCGACGTAtgtcggcatcaactcagtgccagtgggcttggtttggtatTGAACATGAAGGGAAAGAACCCTACTGACTTAGCAGTTGTGCAGTCAACTACggagtggtcagcagtttgaggaaGAGGTGCCTGTGCTCTTTCAGTAGCtgtggagcccaggtggcacagtggttgtgcgTGGGGTTGCTgagtgcaaggtctgcagttcaaaaccaccaaccactccgcgGAGAAAGAAAGactactttctactcccataaagttaagtcttcacaggggcagctccaccctgtcctttagggtcactatgagccagcatcaacttggtggcagtgagtttttgggttttattttgttgggttttttgtgtGCGATTTTAGTATTCCAAGCACAGCAAAAAGTCAAATCTGTTGACAGTTTACTTACATAGAAAAATCCCTTAATTCAGAAAATTATAGTCTTATTCAATATATTTGCCTGTAATATTAATGAGTTTTCAGACTGATCTCAAAATATTTAAGTAAAGTGTATTTCAGCTCAACTACCTTTGACCTACACTTTTCTTCTTTGgatagtctttttttaaaattattccatATATGCACGGGTTTATTCCAGAcaaacatgtttaagcatgtaCCTTCCATCCATGGATGGATATAGACGAGCTCTAGTTAGTAAACTGTCTCATCCTtgataaacaaaaccaaacagcaGCTCTGCTGCTTTTCAGTCAGTTTCAACTCTGAGTGACCctttctaaaaccaaactcacttccagcaagtgatgccaactcagagtgaccctacaggacagggcagaacttccccggaGTTTCCCAGAGTGTGGCTCTTCAGAAGGACAGAAAGTCCTGCCtctctcccagtgaccctgtgggagagACTAAAATGACCTCAAAGGGTTTCCAAGAGTTTGGGTATGGATGGAAGTAGAcaccctcatcttttccccatggaggatttgaaccactgccctggagGTTTGTGTTCCAGTGcgtaatccactgcaccactagagtgtggtcagctgtttgaaaggcAGCTATGTTATTCCGCTATCAGGGCTCTGGCAAATGTGTATTTGAATTAAGCCCTGTTTAACGCTGCAGGGGGAACACACCTGAAACGAGAGGAACGGCCTACGTGGTCTATGAAGACATCTTTGATGCCAAGAACGCCTGCGATCACCTGTCGGGATTCAATGTTTGTAACAGATACCTTGTGGTGTTGTACTACAATGCCAACAGAGTAAGTACAGCAAAGGGAACCCTATTTACAGCCCCGTGGGGGGCTGAGCCATGCCCTGGTGGGGAATGGGTATTATGGTCAGGACCATCATAGTCCTATTCCGCCCAGCCCAGCCCCGGCTAGTGCTCTTGGTTGCAGGTCACTGACGTGGGGGCTGAATCATTTTCAGGCTTTTCAGAAGATGGAcacgaagaagaaggaggagcagCTGAAGCTTCTGAAGGAGAAGTATGGCATCAACACGGATCCACCCAAATAGCACTCTTGTCTGCATGTTcatcttggactcaaacccacgaACCAGCACCaccccttttttcttttcttttaattaaaactaAGTAATGTGATGTTTGTATTTGAGACTCAAAACGACCAGCTAGAAACTTGTTATGTGTTAGAATGTGTTCTTAATAAACTTGGAGCTTTTTGTAAAACCTGTCAGTTGTGAATTCTTGAACTTTCCCGTCTTGTTTGAcacggggagggtgggaggaaaccCTGGACCTGGATCCAGAATCGCACCGTGGTAGGTGTCGTCGAGACTCCCAAgtctcttccttttttcttctgcTGACAGTTTTATTAGCAGGTAACTTACATATCATGTACTTCACATGTTTCTTAATGGCAGGGACCTTTTTGTGTTTTCTGTGTCCTTCACTGTCCACCCAGTGCCTAGTCGTCAAAGGAACTTGGTATGGTGTCGTTTTCTAAATGTCTATTAATAATGAAGTTTTTTTTCTTACCCTAACCCAATAATGAAGTCTTCATGACAACGCGAATCGATATGATATTCTCCATTTTGCAGAAAGAGCCAAAGCTCGTCATGTTTAATGAATGACTAAGATACTTCCTAGAGTAGCTACTGTGACAGCCACCGTGCCTGTGTTTGTACAGTGCCTACCACATTTTCCGGTTACTATGTCTGTGAACAGGGGAACCCTTTGgagtaggaaccctggtgatgcggTGTGGTGTTTGACGGGACTGTTACCTGAAAGGCACGGTAAAGAAGAAGGATGTGGTAGGcagctgctgtaaagatttacagtcttggaaaccctattgcACAGTtggactctgttctatagggtctctggGTTAGTAATGCATTGCCCTTCAACTGGAATTCCTGGTCGGTGCAAATAGTTTCCACTCTCAACTGCTAACTAAATGGTTGGATGTTCAAGCccactcagagaccccacagaagaAACGCCTGATGCATCATTCTCTACAGTCCGCACGGAACCCTGTTCTGCTCTGACGCACACACTTGAGTCGGAATCTACTTGCTGGCAGCTAGTTTTACCACTCGAACCGTGGTCTGTTCTAGAAAGAGCCATTCCGCGGAGAGCACACGCTTCAAAATTTGGGATCGAGCTGTTTGCATGTCATGTTGGTAGATGTCTAAAATCATGTTTATGTAACCTTGAGTTATTCAGTGTTTATATTTGGGACCGTAATTCTAGTGTAATTTTGCTGTAAAAATGTACTGGTTGAGGaaatgatatcaagggctcaaagaaagaaagaaaacgctttgaaaatgatggcagcatacgtgcaaatgcgcttgacacgatagacggatgtatggattgcgataagagatgtacgagcccccaataaaattatttaatttttaaatgtactgGTCAGTGTTGTAATCATGGGCTCCTGTGCATGGATGTTTGGTTTTTATATGACCACACTGCATCATCCCGGGCACTTTGCGGGGAGATTATTGTTATCCaatggcttctgactccgtgaacCCTGTGTGTGAAGGACAATAGAACATtgtccagccctgtgccatcctcacgattgccaTGTTTCAGTCCATTGCTGGAGCCACTCTCGAATCTCCtcaagggccctcctctttttgcagctcctccactttaccaggcctGATGTCCTCCAGGGCCTTTTGTCTTGATACAATGGCCAAAGTATGagacgaagccttgccatcctcaaTTAGTAATTTGGCTGCACTTTTCCAAAATAAATGTGCTTGTTCTGGCAGACCATggtgcttccaatattctttaccagcactataattcaaatgcatctcccTCAGTCTTTCTTACTCCCAACTTTTCACATGTCTATGTGGTGACAGGAAATACCATGACGGGTAGggcacatcttagttctcaatgTGACATTGCTTGCTCTGCAAAACATTAAACGGGTCTGGTGCAATAGATTTGCCCAACGCAATACATCGTTTGGTTTCTTGACAgctgcgtccatgagcattgactgtgaaggAAATCCTTAACTGCAGTCTTCTCTATCATGATGCTATCTTTTGATTGGtcccttgtgaggattttggttttactttgagttgcaatccatactgaaagctacaatccttgatcatcagcaagtgcgtcaaggtctccttgcttttagcaagcaaggttgtgtcacgtgCATATCGTAGGTTGCCACTACTGCCTGTTCTTCATATAGTGCAGCTGGGgtcatttgcttagcatacagatagaGTGAGTATGATGAAAGGACACACCCTTTTGCATCTCCTCAGCAACAAGTTCCACGTCAGCATgcttaagtattctggaattcccattctcagtgtgatccatagtttgttaggaacCTCAAAGTGGAATGTCTTTGcctcgtcaataaaacacaacatctttctggtattctctgctttcaccccaaatccatctgataGCAGcagtgacatcccttgttccacttgGTCTTTCTGATTGCAATTTAAGTTTCTGGTCGCTCCCTTTTGATGTACTCTTGCAACTTGTTGGATTATCTTTAACAACgttttacctgcatgtgatattagtgatattattTGGTACTTTGTACACTCTGTTGGcttacctttctttgggatgggtacaaatatggatcttttccagtcggttccaaatttcttggcatagaggaaTCAGTGCTTCATAAGTGTTTATAAGCATTTCAATTCATGTTCCATCAACTTCTGGGACCTTATTTTTCCCTATTGCctgcagtgcaacttggacttctcccTTTAGTCCTACTGGTTCGCGACCATATTGCAACCACTGGAAATCGTTGAGTGTCAGCCAGTTCTTTTTGGCTCAGTGATGGtgtattctattttcttttaaaagaaaatgaatcataaataaaaattttaaatgctttgGAATAGCAAGACCtagagcaacacacacacacacacacacacacacacacacaagagctgtaaaatcccccaataaaaatgatttttaaataaattttttaaaattaaaaaaatgaatcattcaatattttgccccccaaaagtctttcaatattgcaacttgagccttgaacttttttcttcagttccttaAGGTTGAGCTATGCTGAGCAGTTTCTTCCTTTTCTAACTCCaaatctttacacatttcattacaaattttactttctcttcgtaagctgccctttgacgttttctgttcagctctttcaccatgttcttccattttctttagctattcTCAAACCaagggagtcttggtggtgtagtggttatgggtaGGGCtacttaaccacaaggtcagcagtttgaaaccaccagtgtctgtgagggaggaagacaaggctttctgttcccaagagttagtcttggaaacacacagggccaaatctctgttctgtagggtcagtaAGAATCGTCTCAatgagagtgagtttggttttagaattttatgatcaagaacaagtttcagagtctctcctgacatccactttgatcttatcTTCCTGTCTTGTTAATGACCATTGGCGTTCTTCATGGGCGATGTTTTGGATGTCATCTTCTCATAGTTTATCAGGTCTTCTGCCACTAGTGTTCCCGAGAGTcacatctattcttgagatgttctcggaAGTTAGGTGTTAtagactcaaagttgtattttggctctcctggaccttttaaaaatttcttcaccttcaaattgaaattacatatgagcaattaactgatggtctgttccacagccagtccctggccttgttttggctactAATctcgagcttctccattgtctcttcaatggatgtagtcagtttgatttctgtagtCCACTTGGTGAAGTCCAGGTGTATAGTCATTTTATGTTGTTGCAAGttgttggtcttttaaaattctatcagGCTACCTTCAGcttagtttctatcaccaagacttattttccaactattgttccttcctgtttgtttccaacttttgcatcccaatcaccaataattatcaatgcatcttgattgcatgtttgttcaATTTCAGATGAAGACAGTACAACTTTTCAATTt harbors:
- the SF3B6 gene encoding splicing factor 3B subunit 6, whose translation is MAMQAAKRANIRLPPEVNRILYIRNLPYKITAEEMYDIFGKYGPIRQIRVGNTPETRGTAYVVYEDIFDAKNACDHLSGFNVCNRYLVVLYYNANRAFQKMDTKKKEEQLKLLKEKYGINTDPPK